In the Methylomonas rhizoryzae genome, one interval contains:
- a CDS encoding branched-chain amino acid transaminase: MTMDDRDGWIWLDGEWVAWRDAKVHVLTHTLHYGCGVFEGLRAYKTDAGTAIFKLAEHTDRLYRSAHIMNMKMPFSKQEINQAHRDAVAKNALDSAYIRSMVFFGSEGMGLRADNLKVHVMVAAWTWGAYLGAENMEKGIRIRTSSYTRNHVNSTMCKAKANGNYINSILALQEALSTGYDEALLLDHEGFCAEGSGENLFIVRNGKLYTPETTSALEGITRDTLITIAREQGYEVIEKRITRDEVYVADEAFFTGSAAEVTPIRQYDNRDIGSGSRGPITEKLQSLYFDYVHGRRADHREWLTLVS; the protein is encoded by the coding sequence ATAACGATGGATGATAGAGACGGTTGGATTTGGCTGGATGGGGAATGGGTGGCTTGGCGCGATGCTAAAGTTCACGTTCTGACCCACACCCTGCATTACGGTTGCGGTGTGTTCGAAGGATTGCGCGCATACAAAACCGACGCGGGTACGGCGATTTTCAAACTGGCGGAACATACCGACCGTTTGTATCGATCCGCGCATATCATGAATATGAAAATGCCGTTTTCCAAGCAGGAAATCAATCAAGCCCATCGGGATGCGGTTGCCAAAAATGCTTTAGACAGCGCTTATATCCGCAGCATGGTGTTCTTCGGCTCCGAAGGCATGGGATTGCGCGCCGACAATCTGAAAGTGCACGTGATGGTTGCGGCCTGGACTTGGGGCGCTTACCTGGGTGCGGAAAACATGGAGAAGGGTATCCGTATCCGCACTTCGTCCTACACCCGCAACCATGTCAACAGCACGATGTGCAAAGCCAAGGCCAACGGCAATTACATTAATTCGATCCTGGCTCTGCAGGAAGCCCTGTCTACCGGTTACGACGAAGCGCTGCTGTTGGATCACGAGGGCTTTTGCGCCGAGGGTAGTGGCGAGAACCTGTTCATTGTCCGAAACGGCAAACTGTATACGCCGGAAACGACTTCGGCGCTGGAAGGAATCACCCGCGACACCTTGATCACCATCGCCCGCGAACAAGGCTACGAGGTGATAGAAAAACGGATTACCAGGGACGAGGTATACGTAGCCGACGAAGCCTTTTTTACCGGTTCAGCCGCCGAGGTTACTCCGATTCGCCAATACGACAATCGGGACATAGGTTCGGGCAGCCGCGGGCCGATTACCGAAAAACTGCAAAGCTTGTATTTCGATTATGTACACGGTCGCCGCGCCGACCACAGGGAATGGCTCACCTTAGTCTCCTAA
- a CDS encoding Hsp70 family protein, with protein sequence MSELNRYAVGIDLGTTHCVLSYVDLHCPDDQIVLEVLAIPQLTNPGVIEDKFQLPSFTYLPHSAEITEGATALPWSASPELLVGEIARNMGSRTPIRLVASAKSWLCHAGVDCKQAILPADAPEDVQRISPFDASKAYLQHMRDAWNDKFPDFRLEQQDLTITVPASFDPAARELTVEAARAVGLGQAVLLEEPQAALYSWIEKSEGDWRNHVKVGDVILVVDIGGGTTDLSLIAVTEQDGNLQLNRIAVGDHILLGGDNMDLALAYTVKAKLEQDSGKRLENWQIQALTHGCREAKEKLFNQPDLTGMPLVVAGRGSSLIGGTLRTELTRDELNRVLVEGFLPKTSVGEKPVVRPRSGLRSVGLPYAQDAGITRHLAAFLTKQKEATGSFSGMSNHERASFLHPTAILFNGGVLKAGVLAERLLEILNGWLLSEQAGEARLLPGADLDLAVARGAAYYGFVRKGKGVRIKGGTAAAYYVGVESAMPAVPGLAPELEALCIAPFGMEEGSEQALPGEEFGLIIGEPVRFRFFGSKTRREDVAGIRLETWADDALEELDEIEITLPEEGRAPGEIVPVYLSSAVTEVGTLELKAVSHRDGKRWKIEFDVRAGESETV encoded by the coding sequence TGGCCATACCCCAGTTGACGAATCCCGGCGTTATCGAGGATAAGTTTCAACTTCCTTCGTTTACCTATTTGCCGCATAGCGCCGAAATCACCGAAGGCGCGACGGCCTTGCCGTGGTCGGCTTCTCCTGAATTGTTGGTCGGCGAAATCGCCCGCAATATGGGTAGCAGGACCCCAATTCGTTTGGTAGCGAGTGCCAAGAGTTGGCTATGCCACGCGGGAGTGGATTGCAAGCAAGCGATTTTGCCGGCCGATGCGCCGGAAGACGTGCAACGGATTTCGCCATTCGACGCCAGCAAAGCGTATTTGCAGCACATGCGGGATGCGTGGAACGACAAGTTTCCGGACTTTCGCCTAGAGCAGCAAGATTTGACCATTACCGTACCGGCGTCCTTCGATCCGGCGGCGCGCGAGTTGACGGTGGAAGCCGCTAGAGCAGTCGGGTTAGGGCAAGCCGTATTGTTGGAAGAACCTCAAGCGGCGCTGTATAGCTGGATAGAGAAGAGCGAAGGCGATTGGCGCAATCACGTCAAAGTCGGCGACGTGATTTTAGTCGTCGATATTGGCGGTGGGACTACCGACTTGTCGCTGATTGCAGTGACCGAGCAAGACGGAAATTTGCAACTTAACAGGATTGCGGTCGGCGATCACATTCTATTGGGTGGCGATAACATGGACTTGGCTTTGGCCTATACCGTTAAAGCCAAATTGGAACAAGACAGCGGCAAGCGTCTGGAAAATTGGCAAATTCAGGCGTTAACCCACGGTTGCCGCGAAGCCAAAGAAAAGTTATTTAACCAGCCGGATTTAACCGGTATGCCGTTGGTGGTAGCCGGTCGCGGATCCTCACTGATCGGCGGCACTTTGCGTACCGAGTTGACCCGCGACGAGTTAAATCGCGTGTTAGTTGAGGGGTTTCTGCCGAAAACGTCAGTCGGCGAAAAGCCTGTCGTCAGGCCGCGTAGCGGCTTGCGCTCGGTCGGTTTGCCTTATGCGCAAGATGCCGGAATCACGCGTCATCTGGCGGCGTTTTTGACGAAACAGAAGGAGGCAACCGGCAGTTTTTCCGGTATGTCTAACCACGAACGAGCGAGTTTTCTGCATCCGACAGCAATCTTGTTCAACGGTGGGGTGTTGAAAGCCGGTGTGTTGGCCGAACGATTGCTGGAAATTTTGAATGGCTGGTTGTTAAGCGAGCAGGCAGGCGAAGCGCGCTTGCTACCGGGGGCCGATCTGGATCTAGCGGTCGCGCGCGGTGCGGCTTATTACGGTTTCGTGCGTAAAGGCAAAGGCGTCAGAATTAAAGGCGGTACCGCCGCCGCTTATTACGTAGGGGTGGAAAGCGCGATGCCGGCCGTACCGGGCCTAGCGCCGGAGCTCGAAGCGCTATGTATCGCGCCGTTCGGTATGGAAGAAGGTAGCGAACAAGCTCTGCCGGGCGAGGAGTTCGGTTTGATTATCGGCGAACCGGTGCGATTTCGATTTTTCGGTTCTAAAACCCGACGGGAGGACGTCGCCGGTATCCGGCTGGAGACGTGGGCCGACGATGCATTGGAAGAATTGGACGAAATCGAGATTACCTTGCCCGAGGAAGGCCGTGCACCCGGCGAGATCGTGCCTGTCTATTTATCCTCGGCGGTTACAGAAGTGGGTACTCTGGAATTGAAAGCCGTGTCGCATCGCGACGGTAAACGTTGGAAAATTGAATTCGACGTCAGGGCCGGAGAGAGCGAAACGGTTTAA